The proteins below come from a single Chryseobacterium bernardetii genomic window:
- the alaS gene encoding alanine--tRNA ligase, producing the protein MTSQEIRQKFLDYFKSKEHLIVPSAPIVLKDDPTLMFSNSGMTQFKDFFLGYKTPTAPRIADTQKCLRVSGKHNDLDDVGRDTYHHTMFEMLGNWSFGDYFKKEAIAFAWELLTEVYGIPKENLYVTIFEGDASENLQRDQDAYDFWKSHISEDRIINGNKKDNFWEMGESGPCGPCSEIHIDLRTAEEKAAVPGISLVNQDHPQVVEVWNLVFMEFNRKADKSLEKLPAQHVDTGMGFERLCMALQGKSSNYDTDVFTPLISKVEELSGKKYTGILEDEKDIAIRVVVDHIRAVSFAIADGQLPSNGGAGYVIRRILRRGISYSYRFLGMKEPFLYKLVAVLQEQMGPFFPEIEKQGKLVAEVIKSEEDSFLKTIENGLIRVEKLIQQTIADNLKVLPSEEVFELYDTYGFPDDLTRIIAEEKGLTIDEKGFEAEMEKQKLRSKADSAQKVYDWVVLEEKPESFVGYDQIESETYITRYRKVENKDGEFYQVVLSSSPFYPEGGGQVGDKGVLENAAESFEVLETKKENGLIISLINGLPKDAGAVFYAKVNATDRKNSQANHSVTHLLHEALRDVLGTHVEQKGSYVGPDYLRFDFSHFNKMTEEEIALIEEKVNKKIKESIALQEFRSIPIKEALEKGAMALFGEKYGDNVRMIQFGSSKELCGGTHVKNTSEIGHFKITSEGSAAAGIRRIEAISGDKSEEYFKNLEKQIIELSQLLKSKDVVRSIEKLIEENTSLKSEVDALKKEKAKGEISDWKNAYEQKGNKQLLVKKTSLDAGSVKDIVFQLKREIPTSVTIILSDADGKPMITVGVSDDLAAEYQAGAIVKDLAKEIQGGGGGNPGFATAGGKNLDGLENAYQKALNI; encoded by the coding sequence ATGACATCACAAGAGATACGTCAAAAATTTTTAGACTATTTTAAAAGTAAGGAACACCTTATCGTTCCTTCAGCTCCTATTGTGCTGAAAGACGACCCTACCCTTATGTTTTCCAACTCAGGAATGACACAGTTCAAGGATTTTTTCCTTGGCTACAAAACACCTACGGCCCCAAGAATAGCCGATACCCAAAAGTGTTTGAGAGTTTCAGGAAAACATAATGACCTGGATGATGTAGGTAGAGATACTTACCACCACACCATGTTTGAAATGTTGGGGAACTGGTCTTTCGGGGATTACTTCAAAAAGGAGGCTATTGCTTTTGCCTGGGAATTACTGACTGAAGTATACGGAATACCAAAGGAGAATTTATATGTAACGATTTTTGAAGGCGATGCTTCTGAAAACCTACAGAGAGACCAGGATGCTTATGATTTCTGGAAGTCTCACATTTCAGAAGACAGAATCATCAACGGAAATAAAAAGGATAACTTTTGGGAAATGGGTGAAAGCGGACCTTGCGGACCTTGCTCAGAGATCCATATCGACCTTAGAACGGCTGAAGAGAAAGCAGCAGTTCCGGGAATTTCATTAGTTAACCAAGACCATCCACAGGTAGTGGAAGTATGGAACCTGGTTTTCATGGAATTCAACAGAAAGGCTGATAAATCTCTGGAAAAGCTTCCAGCTCAGCACGTTGATACCGGAATGGGCTTTGAACGTCTTTGTATGGCGCTTCAGGGAAAATCTTCCAATTATGACACAGACGTTTTCACACCACTGATTTCTAAAGTTGAAGAACTTTCAGGAAAGAAATATACCGGAATTTTAGAGGACGAAAAAGATATTGCCATCCGTGTGGTAGTAGACCATATCAGAGCGGTTTCTTTTGCCATTGCAGACGGGCAGCTTCCATCTAACGGCGGTGCCGGATATGTGATCAGAAGAATTTTAAGAAGAGGGATTTCTTATTCTTACAGATTCTTAGGGATGAAAGAGCCCTTCCTTTATAAATTAGTTGCTGTATTACAGGAACAGATGGGACCTTTCTTCCCAGAAATTGAAAAGCAGGGTAAACTGGTTGCTGAGGTTATCAAAAGTGAAGAAGATTCATTCTTAAAAACTATTGAGAATGGTCTGATCAGAGTTGAAAAGCTGATTCAGCAGACAATTGCCGATAACCTGAAAGTATTGCCAAGTGAGGAGGTCTTTGAATTGTATGACACTTACGGTTTCCCTGATGATTTAACAAGAATTATTGCTGAGGAAAAAGGATTAACCATTGATGAAAAAGGATTTGAAGCTGAAATGGAGAAGCAAAAGCTCCGTTCCAAAGCAGATTCTGCCCAGAAGGTTTATGACTGGGTTGTTTTAGAAGAAAAACCTGAATCATTCGTTGGTTATGACCAGATTGAATCTGAAACCTATATTACAAGATACAGAAAGGTTGAAAATAAAGACGGGGAATTTTACCAGGTGGTATTAAGCAGCTCTCCATTCTACCCTGAAGGTGGTGGACAGGTTGGAGATAAAGGTGTTCTTGAAAATGCTGCTGAAAGCTTCGAAGTATTGGAAACTAAAAAGGAAAATGGTCTTATCATTTCTTTAATTAATGGACTTCCAAAAGATGCCGGTGCTGTTTTCTATGCTAAAGTAAATGCCACTGACAGAAAGAACTCTCAGGCAAACCACTCTGTAACTCACCTTTTACATGAGGCATTAAGAGATGTTCTGGGAACTCACGTAGAACAAAAAGGTTCTTACGTAGGTCCTGATTATCTGCGTTTCGACTTCTCTCATTTTAATAAAATGACTGAAGAAGAAATTGCTTTAATTGAAGAAAAAGTGAACAAGAAGATCAAAGAAAGCATTGCACTGCAGGAATTCAGAAGCATCCCAATCAAAGAAGCTTTGGAAAAAGGGGCAATGGCTTTATTTGGCGAGAAATATGGTGACAATGTAAGAATGATCCAGTTCGGAAGTTCTAAGGAACTTTGCGGGGGAACACACGTAAAAAACACCAGTGAGATCGGTCATTTCAAAATTACTTCCGAAGGTTCTGCAGCTGCAGGAATCAGAAGAATTGAAGCAATTTCAGGAGACAAATCTGAAGAATACTTCAAGAATCTTGAAAAACAGATCATTGAGCTTTCCCAATTGCTGAAATCTAAAGATGTTGTAAGATCCATCGAGAAATTAATTGAGGAAAATACTTCATTAAAATCTGAAGTAGACGCTCTTAAAAAAGAAAAAGCAAAAGGAGAAATCAGTGACTGGAAAAATGCTTACGAACAGAAAGGCAACAAACAGTTATTAGTGAAAAAGACCTCTTTAGACGCTGGTTCTGTTAAAGATATTGTATTCCAGCTGAAGAGAGAGATCCCAACTTCGGTAACGATCATTCTTTCTGATGCAGATGGAAAGCCAATGATTACTGTGGGGGTTTCTGATGATCTGGCTGCAGAGTATCAGGCTGGAGCTATTGTAAAAGATCTGGCTAAAGAAATCCAGGGCGGTGGCGGCGGAAATCCTGGTTTTGCTACTGCTGGTGGTAAAAACCTTGACGGATTGGAAAATGCTTATCAAAAGGCTCTGAATATTTAA
- a CDS encoding sigma-70 family RNA polymerase sigma factor, which translates to MKNEILKSWIEQYSGLLLKKALYMLSNKEDAQDVVQEVFIAAFSNYDSFEGKSQPLTWLMAILNRKIADFYRKKYKSEPNVKLDHFFDETGSWKNNDVLRDWNISTESELLDNKEFNKTLEECIEELPARWKILLKMYYIEEKKAPDVSQELNVSTTNLWKILQRSRMQLRECLEFNWFSKI; encoded by the coding sequence ATGAAAAATGAAATTCTGAAAAGCTGGATAGAGCAATATTCCGGATTGCTGCTGAAGAAAGCTTTATATATGCTTTCCAATAAAGAGGATGCTCAGGATGTTGTTCAGGAAGTTTTTATTGCAGCCTTTTCCAATTATGACTCTTTTGAAGGGAAAAGCCAGCCCCTGACCTGGCTGATGGCTATTCTGAATAGGAAAATTGCAGATTTCTACCGTAAAAAATATAAATCGGAACCCAATGTAAAACTGGATCATTTTTTTGACGAAACAGGCTCCTGGAAAAATAATGATGTTTTGAGGGATTGGAATATTTCAACAGAATCTGAACTTCTGGATAATAAGGAATTTAATAAAACCCTCGAAGAATGTATTGAAGAATTGCCTGCCAGATGGAAGATCTTATTGAAAATGTATTACATCGAAGAAAAAAAAGCACCCGATGTGAGTCAGGAATTGAATGTTTCTACGACTAATCTCTGGAAGATCCTCCAGAGAAGCCGTATGCAGCTTAGGGAATGTCTGGAGTTTAACTGGTTTTCAAAAATATAG
- a CDS encoding DUF417 family protein — protein MTGTAQTSGKNQSTYTLGYYISLFGAALILLWIGVFKFTPTEASAIKPLLENHFLTFFVYKVMSIQAVSNLIGAIEIIIAVLLVFSAKFAVLRRYAGIGMTITFMVTLSYLFTTPGIWKVVDGIPVTDFFILKDLMFLGFGLMILQNKK, from the coding sequence ATGACAGGAACAGCCCAAACATCTGGTAAAAATCAATCAACATATACCCTGGGATATTATATTTCTCTTTTCGGAGCAGCGCTCATATTGCTTTGGATCGGGGTTTTCAAGTTTACTCCAACAGAAGCTTCGGCAATAAAACCTTTATTGGAAAACCATTTTTTAACTTTTTTCGTATATAAAGTCATGAGCATTCAGGCAGTGTCAAACCTTATCGGAGCGATAGAAATTATCATTGCTGTATTACTGGTATTTAGTGCGAAATTTGCTGTGCTAAGGAGATATGCAGGAATAGGGATGACCATAACTTTTATGGTGACGTTAAGTTACCTCTTTACCACTCCGGGAATATGGAAAGTGGTAGACGGTATACCTGTAACAGACTTTTTTATCTTAAAAGACCTGATGTTTTTAGGATTTGGATTAATGATTTTACAAAACAAGAAATAA
- the msrB gene encoding peptide-methionine (R)-S-oxide reductase MsrB: MKNILIVLGIILGIAVFAAESGLFKKNKPIETNVKKEKQEIMDNKNVREIYFAGGCFWGTEHFFQQIRGVVGTEVGYANGKTQNPTYEEVVSHTTGFAETVKVKYDPEQVDLKLLIDLYFKTIDPTSLNQQGNDRGDQYRTGIYYTDKADEAVVKNEVQKLAKGYSKPVVVETIPLKNFYRAEDYHQDYLDKNPGGYCHIEPGLFEMAKKANPLPKTTAYQKQDKKVLKEKLTAEQYNVTQENGTERPFQNEYWNETREGIYVDITTGEPLFVSTDKFESGCGWPSFSKPITKGLIDEKLDRTHGMTRVEVRSKTGDAHLGHVFTDGPEDKGGLRYCINSASLKFIPKAEMETKGYGKYLPLLDKK, translated from the coding sequence ATGAAAAATATATTGATTGTACTCGGAATTATACTGGGTATCGCAGTTTTTGCTGCAGAAAGCGGGCTTTTTAAAAAGAATAAGCCTATTGAAACGAACGTAAAAAAAGAAAAACAAGAAATTATGGATAATAAAAACGTCAGAGAAATTTATTTTGCAGGGGGATGTTTTTGGGGAACAGAACATTTTTTTCAGCAGATTCGAGGTGTAGTGGGAACTGAAGTAGGGTATGCCAACGGAAAAACTCAGAATCCAACTTATGAAGAAGTGGTAAGCCATACTACGGGTTTTGCAGAAACGGTGAAAGTAAAATATGATCCTGAGCAGGTAGATTTGAAACTATTGATTGATCTTTATTTTAAAACCATTGATCCTACAAGTCTTAATCAGCAGGGAAATGACAGGGGAGACCAATACAGAACAGGAATTTACTATACAGATAAAGCAGATGAAGCCGTTGTGAAAAATGAAGTTCAGAAGCTGGCAAAAGGATATAGCAAACCGGTTGTAGTAGAAACTATTCCTTTGAAAAATTTCTACAGAGCGGAAGACTATCATCAGGACTATTTAGATAAAAATCCGGGCGGATACTGCCATATTGAACCAGGACTTTTTGAAATGGCGAAAAAAGCGAATCCCCTTCCTAAAACAACCGCTTATCAAAAACAGGATAAAAAAGTTTTAAAGGAAAAACTGACAGCAGAACAATACAATGTCACCCAGGAAAACGGAACAGAAAGACCATTCCAAAATGAATACTGGAATGAGACCCGTGAGGGAATTTATGTAGACATCACAACAGGAGAACCATTGTTTGTTTCTACCGATAAATTTGAATCCGGCTGTGGATGGCCAAGTTTCTCAAAACCCATCACCAAAGGTCTGATTGATGAAAAACTGGACCGTACCCATGGAATGACAAGGGTAGAAGTAAGAAGTAAAACCGGAGATGCCCATTTAGGACACGTTTTTACAGACGGCCCTGAGGATAAAGGTGGACTCCGTTACTGCATCAACAGTGCTTCCCTGAAGTTTATTCCAAAAGCGGAGATGGAAACAAAAGGATACGGAAAATACCTTCCGTTGT